One window from the genome of Acidobacteriota bacterium encodes:
- a CDS encoding LptF/LptG family permease, which yields MRTLDRYLIRETLGPFALALALFTFLLWVQPMLKTAEMFIAKGAPIQTIGYLLLTLLPQALGITVPMAFLAGVVMALGRFSGDREAVAMMACGVSPVRLIRPMMLLAAVAAGATFYVLVWLMPDANQSFRDVTFQLMKKMAAEDIRPRLFYEGFTGRVILIGERKTDGGWTEVMVADTSVAGRPSIQLAQEGRLVADEPARLVNVILSEVASYRPLDSGNEYQIQRSKEEVAHIDPTSVFGDGASPGRGFNELTMAQLDAQAAEKVAAGQSPHNEIMYKHQRFAFPLACLVFAIVGVALGVSTRKDGKLAGFAIGIGVIMAYYGIMTLFDGRAKGGAFPALWARWMPNIILGVVGVALLWWRTRGAMPMPAWLAVRWPAILTPRAIAAAAGPGKVVLVIRYPRLSLPRPSLMDVYVGRKYLRTVILAFVGLMALYYIGEFIELSEKLSKGQATMPMIAQYFYYATPKFIYFIVPLATLVAVLTTLGGLARTNELTVLRACGISLYRTAVPLLALALISSGLMFALEDRVMAHSERQAEVLRNEIRDRPQRTFNVANRSWMIGRGGELYHYAVFDVRAKTLHQLSIFKTARNPYRLTSHTFATQAVFIDGAWQATDGWEQTFDDKGRVRRTAFKSEALPLEEPGFFGAEQFEAEFMSYGELQTYIEELDQSGISFAAHKVELQRKVAFPFVTMVMTLIAIPFGVTLGRRGALYGIGLAIVLAVAYLLVSTLFIAFGVAGWLPPVLAAWATNIVFAAAALTALLTVRT from the coding sequence ATGCGGACCCTCGACCGCTACCTGATTCGCGAAACTCTCGGCCCGTTTGCGCTGGCCCTGGCCCTGTTCACGTTCCTGCTCTGGGTCCAGCCGATGCTCAAAACGGCTGAGATGTTCATTGCCAAGGGCGCGCCCATCCAGACCATCGGGTACCTGTTGCTGACCCTGCTGCCGCAGGCACTCGGCATTACGGTGCCCATGGCATTCCTGGCCGGCGTCGTCATGGCCCTGGGACGGTTCTCAGGCGACCGCGAGGCTGTGGCCATGATGGCCTGCGGCGTCAGCCCCGTCCGCCTGATCCGGCCGATGATGCTGCTCGCGGCCGTCGCCGCCGGCGCCACCTTCTACGTGCTGGTCTGGCTCATGCCCGACGCCAACCAGTCGTTCCGCGACGTGACCTTCCAGCTCATGAAAAAAATGGCGGCGGAGGACATCCGGCCCCGCCTGTTTTATGAGGGCTTCACCGGGCGCGTGATTCTGATCGGCGAACGAAAGACCGATGGCGGGTGGACCGAGGTCATGGTGGCAGACACCTCGGTGGCCGGCCGGCCTTCCATCCAGCTCGCCCAGGAAGGCCGTCTGGTCGCCGACGAGCCAGCCAGGCTCGTCAACGTCATCCTGTCCGAGGTGGCCAGTTACCGGCCGCTCGACAGCGGCAACGAGTACCAGATTCAGCGGTCGAAGGAAGAAGTGGCCCACATCGACCCTACGTCGGTGTTCGGCGACGGCGCCTCGCCTGGCCGCGGGTTCAACGAGCTGACCATGGCCCAGCTCGACGCCCAGGCTGCCGAAAAGGTGGCGGCCGGCCAATCGCCGCACAACGAGATCATGTACAAGCACCAGCGGTTCGCCTTTCCGCTGGCCTGCCTCGTCTTCGCCATCGTCGGCGTCGCGCTCGGCGTCAGCACCCGCAAGGACGGCAAACTCGCCGGGTTCGCCATCGGCATCGGCGTGATCATGGCCTATTACGGCATCATGACCCTGTTCGACGGACGGGCCAAAGGCGGCGCGTTCCCGGCTCTCTGGGCCCGATGGATGCCGAACATTATCCTCGGCGTCGTCGGCGTGGCCCTTCTGTGGTGGCGCACGCGGGGCGCCATGCCAATGCCGGCCTGGCTCGCGGTTCGGTGGCCGGCAATCCTCACACCACGAGCGATCGCGGCAGCTGCGGGCCCCGGCAAGGTCGTGCTGGTCATCCGCTATCCGCGGCTGTCGCTGCCCCGTCCCAGCCTGATGGACGTCTACGTCGGCCGCAAGTACCTGCGCACCGTGATTCTGGCGTTTGTGGGTCTGATGGCCCTGTACTACATCGGCGAGTTCATCGAGTTGTCCGAAAAACTCTCGAAGGGACAGGCGACGATGCCGATGATCGCGCAGTATTTTTACTACGCCACACCGAAGTTCATCTATTTCATCGTGCCTCTGGCGACGCTTGTGGCCGTCCTGACCACACTCGGTGGATTGGCCCGCACCAATGAATTGACGGTCCTTCGGGCCTGCGGCATCAGCCTCTACCGGACGGCGGTGCCTTTGCTGGCGTTGGCCCTCATCTCGAGCGGCTTGATGTTTGCCCTCGAAGACCGGGTCATGGCGCACTCGGAACGTCAGGCCGAGGTGCTGCGCAACGAGATTCGCGACCGGCCCCAGCGCACATTCAACGTGGCGAATCGCTCGTGGATGATTGGCCGCGGCGGCGAACTCTATCACTACGCCGTGTTTGACGTGCGCGCGAAGACGCTGCACCAGTTGTCGATTTTCAAGACCGCCCGCAACCCATACCGGCTCACATCGCACACGTTCGCCACGCAAGCGGTGTTCATCGACGGAGCATGGCAGGCCACAGACGGATGGGAACAGACGTTTGACGACAAAGGCCGGGTGCGTCGCACGGCATTCAAGTCCGAGGCACTCCCGCTTGAGGAGCCGGGCTTTTTCGGCGCCGAGCAGTTTGAAGCGGAGTTCATGAGTTACGGGGAGCTTCAAACGTATATCGAGGAACTCGACCAGAGCGGCATCAGCTTTGCCGCGCACAAGGTGGAACTGCAACGCAAGGTGGCGTTTCCGTTTGTCACGATGGTCATGACACTGATCGCGATTCCGTTTGGTGTGACACTCGGCCGCCGCGGTGCGCTCTACGGTATTGGATTGGCGATTGTGCTGGCCGTCGCCTACCTGCTCGTCTCGACGCTGTTCATCGCGTTCGGCGTGGCCGGCTGGCTGCCTCCGGTGCTGGCCGCCTGGGCGACCAACATCGTTTTTGCCGCCGCTGCGCTTACCGCGTTGTTGACTGTGCGGACGTGA
- a CDS encoding type II secretion system protein gives MKRLSDRPCSRLDAEGFTMVVLLVVMAIMAVGMSALLPAWRTQAIREQEEELIFRGNQYARALVLYSRKNNNLLPSDIEVLYTGKFLRKKYKDPITGGDFGLLPAGQPTGAAGRGTQPTGGAGRAGGSAPQTGRGAPSGTQIVGSIGGVYSKSTNTSIRVYLNQQRYIDWPFTVQYAQALMGRAGGAGQAGQSGGGRDGRGGPIGSDGRTGGPGDPRGGPVGPRGGGPGRGVEVPPGRGGGIPAPVPGRGRGGL, from the coding sequence GTGAAACGCCTGTCCGATCGCCCCTGCTCCCGGTTGGACGCTGAGGGCTTCACGATGGTCGTGCTGCTCGTCGTGATGGCCATCATGGCGGTGGGCATGTCCGCCTTGTTACCCGCCTGGCGCACGCAGGCGATTCGAGAGCAGGAAGAGGAGTTGATCTTCCGGGGCAACCAGTACGCGCGGGCGCTGGTCCTGTATTCGCGCAAGAACAACAACCTGCTGCCCAGCGACATCGAGGTGCTCTACACAGGGAAGTTCCTCCGAAAGAAATACAAGGATCCGATCACCGGGGGCGATTTCGGCTTGCTGCCGGCGGGACAGCCGACGGGGGCGGCCGGACGAGGCACACAGCCCACAGGCGGTGCCGGACGTGCCGGAGGTTCAGCACCGCAGACTGGACGCGGCGCGCCTTCGGGCACGCAGATTGTCGGGTCCATCGGCGGCGTCTACAGCAAGAGCACCAATACCTCCATCCGTGTGTACCTGAATCAGCAGCGATATATCGACTGGCCGTTTACTGTGCAGTATGCGCAAGCCCTGATGGGTCGCGCCGGCGGCGCGGGGCAGGCCGGCCAGTCTGGCGGTGGCCGTGACGGCCGCGGCGGTCCGATCGGGAGTGATGGCCGAACTGGTGGCCCGGGTGACCCTCGCGGAGGACCTGTGGGCCCACGGGGCGGCGGACCAGGGCGAGGCGTCGAAGTGCCCCCGGGCCGCGGCGGCGGCATTCCCGCTCCGGTGCCGGGTCGCGGGCGCGGCGGTCTCTAA
- a CDS encoding Ig-like domain-containing protein, with product MATLVLIASAACDKVPLTAPAGTVITLVASTNVLPINGSTDLIAVLIENGTTGTGTGGAATPSAGTPVHNGTLVTFTTSLGRIEPAEARTLNGSVTVKLVADGRSGTATITAFSGSATKALDVKIGAAAAERVAVTASSTTVPAGGGTVSIFARVEDVNGNSLSGVPVSFTTTGGTLSAGSALTSDSGVASVSLSTNTAAEVTASAGGKTGSVEITVRTRSKITLTPPSGTVFVGAAASFVITPDAAVAFKDVTIDFGDGESVPLGAISSPTTVAHFYSEDGVFQVSVIGTDVDGGSAQAAGSVGVIPITFSVTSSKSAEVVNVPFLFTVSGIPAGVPINRYIWDFGDGQGQTTTTPTASHAYQAPGLKTITVTVVPRYGESRTASFQVLVNP from the coding sequence ATGGCCACGTTGGTCCTCATCGCCTCGGCCGCGTGCGACAAGGTGCCCCTGACTGCGCCTGCGGGAACCGTCATCACGCTGGTCGCCTCCACCAACGTGCTGCCCATCAACGGCAGCACTGATCTCATCGCCGTCCTCATCGAGAACGGCACGACCGGCACGGGCACGGGCGGCGCGGCCACACCCTCTGCCGGAACGCCCGTCCACAACGGCACACTGGTCACCTTTACGACGTCGCTCGGGCGGATTGAGCCTGCCGAGGCGCGGACGTTGAATGGCAGCGTCACCGTCAAGCTCGTCGCCGACGGACGATCCGGCACGGCCACGATCACGGCGTTCTCGGGGAGCGCGACCAAGGCGCTCGACGTCAAGATTGGCGCGGCGGCCGCAGAGCGTGTGGCGGTGACGGCTTCGTCAACCACCGTGCCCGCCGGCGGGGGCACGGTCAGCATTTTCGCGCGGGTCGAAGACGTCAACGGCAATTCCCTGTCGGGTGTGCCCGTGTCGTTCACCACCACCGGCGGAACGTTAAGTGCCGGCTCTGCCCTGACGAGCGACAGCGGCGTGGCCTCCGTGTCACTGTCCACCAACACCGCAGCCGAGGTGACGGCCAGTGCCGGCGGCAAGACAGGTTCGGTGGAGATCACCGTTCGCACGCGCTCGAAGATCACGCTGACGCCGCCCTCCGGTACGGTCTTCGTCGGCGCGGCGGCCTCGTTCGTGATCACCCCGGACGCCGCCGTGGCGTTCAAGGACGTGACGATCGATTTCGGCGATGGCGAGTCGGTGCCGCTCGGCGCCATTTCGTCACCGACCACCGTGGCCCATTTCTATTCCGAAGATGGCGTGTTCCAGGTGTCCGTGATTGGCACCGATGTGGACGGAGGCTCCGCACAAGCCGCCGGGAGCGTTGGGGTGATCCCCATCACGTTCTCGGTGACGAGTTCGAAGTCGGCCGAGGTCGTGAACGTCCCCTTCCTGTTTACCGTCAGTGGTATCCCGGCCGGCGTTCCGATCAATCGGTACATCTGGGATTTCGGCGACGGACAGGGGCAGACCACCACAACCCCGACCGCGAGCCACGCCTACCAGGCCCCCGGTCTCAAGACCATTACGGTGACTGTGGTTCCCCGGTACGGAGAATCAAGGACAGCGTCGTTTCAGGTCCTGGTCAATCCCTGA
- a CDS encoding CehA/McbA family metallohydrolase: protein MRPIRKTILITAAALGAAVVVYVGVTLPSASRTLSPVQPTTVFGAFHVHTNRSDGSGSPDDVARAAASANLQFVVLSDHGDATRTPDPPFYRHGVLIIDAVEISTTSGHLVALGLTTGSPFPLGGEARDTIEDVHRMGGWVVIAHPDSPKPGLKWRGDTTGADGVEWLNADSEWRDESPAILARTIGHYLIRPSEAIAALFDRPAASLHRWDALASEGPVVGLAGIDAHARVGPDESDGSGDSRNASTILARPSYLDMFGTVVQGIELSQPLTQQAASDAGVILGALRSGRTYSVVRAIASPGRVSFTASHDAMSWAMGESVSTDQPVTLQATVPEPSDAVVVLLRGGEEVASGRGSAVYIHNGAPASYRAEVRLPNRALPWIVTNAIRVGTSAPPPTTTVHALGDAVIVKALNDPALWAIERHEPSTGELTATGGEVGLAFSLAPGRASGQYAAMAYPAIGPGSIRRGDDDSSGGAAHARIDAVAGAARRGR, encoded by the coding sequence ATGCGCCCCATCCGAAAGACAATACTCATCACAGCGGCGGCCCTCGGGGCCGCCGTTGTCGTGTACGTCGGCGTGACGCTGCCGTCCGCCTCCCGGACGCTCTCGCCCGTGCAACCGACGACCGTGTTCGGCGCCTTTCACGTCCACACAAATCGGTCGGATGGCAGCGGCAGCCCAGACGACGTGGCGCGTGCTGCGGCGTCGGCGAACCTCCAGTTCGTGGTGCTCTCCGATCATGGAGATGCCACGCGGACGCCGGATCCCCCGTTTTATCGGCACGGAGTGTTGATCATCGACGCCGTCGAGATCTCCACCACATCAGGCCACCTGGTTGCGCTCGGCCTCACGACAGGGTCACCGTTTCCTCTCGGTGGTGAAGCGCGCGACACCATCGAAGACGTACACCGCATGGGGGGATGGGTGGTGATCGCACATCCTGATTCTCCAAAGCCCGGGTTGAAGTGGCGTGGAGACACCACCGGCGCGGATGGCGTGGAATGGCTCAACGCCGACTCCGAATGGCGCGACGAATCGCCGGCGATCCTCGCGCGGACAATAGGCCACTACCTCATTCGTCCCTCCGAAGCGATCGCGGCGCTATTCGACCGCCCGGCGGCATCGCTCCATCGCTGGGATGCGCTCGCCAGCGAAGGTCCGGTCGTCGGCCTGGCAGGGATTGATGCGCACGCGCGTGTCGGCCCCGATGAGTCCGATGGGTCCGGCGATTCCCGAAACGCGTCGACCATCCTTGCGCGCCCCAGCTACCTGGATATGTTTGGCACCGTCGTGCAGGGGATCGAATTGTCACAGCCGCTCACGCAACAGGCGGCAAGTGACGCCGGCGTCATCCTCGGGGCCCTGCGCAGTGGCCGCACGTACTCCGTCGTCCGCGCCATCGCCTCGCCTGGGCGAGTCTCGTTCACCGCGTCGCACGACGCCATGTCCTGGGCGATGGGGGAGTCTGTCAGTACCGATCAGCCCGTGACGCTGCAGGCCACCGTGCCCGAGCCCAGCGACGCCGTCGTCGTGTTGCTGCGGGGCGGCGAAGAAGTGGCGTCGGGCCGGGGGAGTGCCGTGTACATCCACAACGGCGCGCCGGCGAGTTATCGAGCCGAAGTCAGGCTTCCGAATCGCGCGCTGCCGTGGATTGTCACCAATGCCATCCGCGTGGGCACGTCGGCGCCTCCGCCAACAACCACCGTTCACGCGCTCGGCGACGCCGTCATTGTGAAAGCGTTGAACGACCCTGCCTTGTGGGCCATCGAGCGGCACGAGCCTTCAACCGGCGAACTGACCGCCACCGGAGGGGAAGTGGGGCTCGCCTTTTCACTGGCGCCCGGCCGAGCCAGTGGACAGTACGCAGCGATGGCGTACCCCGCTATCGGGCCAGGATCGATTCGACGCGGTGACGATGACTCTTCGGGCGGAGCCGCCCATGCGCGTATCGATGCAGTGGCGGGTGCCGCGAGGCGTGGACGGTGA
- the xerD gene encoding site-specific tyrosine recombinase XerD, whose product MTPDTIVTYLRHLEVERRLSVHTLDGYGRDLARLRVFAEGLGREIVHLDRRDLEGFVRDAMAGGLSPSSTARLVASVRGFYLHLRRRGDIGENPADDLHAPKAFLSLPRFLSMAEVDALLAAPDVSTPGGLRDRALIEVLYATGLRVSELVSLRMADVRLDQGYVQCLGKGSKERIVPLGDVAAGWVRQYLSEARPAFVKKKDPAWLFVSQRGARRLSRGGFWQILKDYGDAAGLKTHLSPHVLRHSFATHLLERGADLRAIQTMLGHADLSTTQIYTHVMEVRLRQVYDAFHPRR is encoded by the coding sequence ATGACCCCGGACACCATCGTCACCTATCTCAGGCACCTTGAGGTGGAGCGGCGCCTGTCGGTGCACACACTGGATGGGTATGGCCGGGATTTGGCGCGTTTGCGCGTGTTCGCGGAAGGCCTTGGCCGGGAAATCGTGCACCTGGACCGCCGTGACCTGGAAGGATTTGTGCGCGATGCGATGGCGGGCGGGCTGTCACCGAGTTCCACAGCCCGGCTGGTGGCCTCGGTGCGCGGATTCTACCTGCACCTGCGCCGTCGCGGTGACATTGGCGAGAACCCGGCGGATGACCTCCACGCGCCGAAGGCGTTCCTGTCACTGCCGCGGTTCCTCTCGATGGCCGAGGTCGATGCGTTGCTGGCCGCGCCCGACGTGTCTACCCCGGGCGGGCTTCGCGACCGCGCCCTGATCGAAGTGCTCTATGCGACGGGCCTCCGTGTCTCGGAACTCGTGAGTCTGCGCATGGCCGACGTACGCCTCGACCAGGGGTATGTCCAATGCCTGGGCAAGGGCAGCAAGGAGCGGATTGTTCCGCTCGGCGATGTGGCCGCCGGGTGGGTGCGACAGTATTTGTCAGAGGCGAGACCCGCCTTCGTGAAAAAGAAAGACCCCGCGTGGCTTTTTGTGAGCCAGCGCGGAGCCCGGCGGCTCAGCCGGGGCGGCTTCTGGCAAATCTTGAAGGACTACGGGGACGCGGCCGGTCTCAAGACGCATCTGAGCCCGCACGTGCTTCGGCACTCGTTCGCCACACATCTGCTGGAGCGCGGCGCGGACCTGCGCGCGATCCAGACCATGCTGGGGCACGCGGATCTGTCCACGACCCAAATCTATACGCACGTGATGGAGGTGCGGCTCCGTCAGGTGTACGACGCGTTCCACCCGCGCCGCTAG
- a CDS encoding serine hydrolase, giving the protein MSDLFARGRAVMKDAQLAGAFPAAVCEVGRAAGPVWAEAFGRLSYDDDATATTTETIFDLASLTKVMVTTSLVMALVRQGTLSVETRVADVVPGWRGADRAGITVGQLLDHSSGLPAQVRLPASARVREEALAVLCAVPLERPPGAAAVYSDVGFMLLGRLIEIAAGHPLDALWRELWSARPGADAVGAWLGFTPGASQRPFIAPTESSAERGGVLQGVVHDENADVLGGVAGHAGLFGAAPAVGVFASWVLRSFHESTWLATPELMRQFSARGVVPGSSRALGWDTMLPTSSCGSLMSPTAIGHTGFTGTSLWIDWERDVYVVLLTNRVHPTRKNERFLPYRARFHDAVMTDLRLSKS; this is encoded by the coding sequence ATGTCTGATCTGTTTGCGCGCGGCCGGGCGGTCATGAAGGACGCGCAATTGGCGGGCGCGTTTCCCGCCGCCGTTTGCGAAGTGGGTCGTGCAGCCGGTCCGGTCTGGGCCGAAGCATTCGGCCGCCTGTCGTATGACGACGACGCGACCGCGACAACCACGGAAACCATATTTGATTTGGCCTCGCTGACGAAGGTCATGGTCACGACGTCGCTGGTGATGGCACTCGTGCGCCAGGGGACGTTGTCGGTTGAGACGCGCGTTGCCGATGTGGTGCCCGGTTGGCGCGGCGCCGATCGCGCGGGCATTACCGTCGGTCAACTGCTCGATCACTCGTCCGGCCTGCCTGCACAGGTCCGCCTTCCGGCATCCGCGCGAGTCCGCGAAGAGGCGCTCGCCGTGTTGTGCGCCGTTCCGCTCGAACGGCCGCCGGGCGCCGCCGCGGTGTATTCGGATGTCGGGTTCATGCTGCTGGGCCGGCTGATTGAGATCGCCGCCGGTCATCCACTCGATGCCCTCTGGCGCGAATTGTGGAGCGCGCGTCCCGGCGCCGATGCTGTGGGCGCGTGGCTCGGGTTCACGCCAGGCGCTTCGCAGCGGCCCTTCATCGCCCCCACAGAATCTAGTGCCGAACGTGGCGGCGTCCTGCAGGGCGTCGTCCACGATGAAAACGCGGACGTGCTCGGCGGTGTGGCGGGACATGCGGGTCTGTTCGGAGCCGCACCTGCGGTGGGCGTCTTTGCATCCTGGGTACTCCGGTCGTTCCACGAGTCCACTTGGCTCGCGACGCCAGAATTGATGCGACAGTTTTCCGCCCGCGGCGTGGTCCCGGGAAGTTCGCGCGCACTGGGATGGGACACCATGCTTCCCACATCGTCGTGTGGATCGCTCATGTCGCCGACGGCGATTGGGCACACCGGATTTACGGGTACATCGCTGTGGATCGACTGGGAGCGCGACGTGTATGTAGTGCTGCTGACGAACCGCGTCCATCCGACGCGCAAGAACGAGCGCTTTCTGCCATACCGCGCGCGGTTTCACGACGCGGTGATGACCGATCTCCGCCTATCGAAGAGTTAG
- the nagB gene encoding glucosamine-6-phosphate deaminase produces MHVITCTTAARAAAAAASRVLDHLRRQPALVLGVPTGDTPIPMYRALVRAYRAGRADFSRATTFNLDEFAGLGRGDAGSYRSYMQAHLFDHVNLSSRRAHLPDGRSTDWRREVARYEQRITRAGGLDVIVLGLGRNGHIGFNEPADKLQARTHRVALQPATRRANARLFGGHWRSVPTHGLSMGMGTILGARQIILLVTGAAKAGMVARALTGPITTRVPASLLQAHPNVLVILDRAAAARLRAPRTNTKN; encoded by the coding sequence ATGCACGTAATTACCTGCACCACTGCTGCTCGAGCCGCCGCTGCTGCCGCCTCACGCGTGCTGGATCACCTGCGCCGGCAACCGGCACTCGTGCTTGGCGTGCCCACTGGCGACACGCCCATACCGATGTACCGCGCCCTCGTGCGTGCGTACCGCGCCGGCCGCGCCGATTTTTCCCGCGCCACCACATTCAACCTCGACGAGTTCGCCGGGTTGGGCAGGGGAGACGCCGGCAGTTACCGGTCGTACATGCAGGCGCACTTATTCGATCACGTGAATCTGTCGTCGCGCAGAGCGCATCTGCCCGATGGTCGTTCGACCGATTGGCGGCGCGAGGTCGCGCGCTACGAGCAACGCATCACACGTGCCGGCGGCCTCGACGTAATCGTGCTCGGCCTGGGACGTAATGGCCACATTGGGTTCAACGAACCCGCAGACAAACTGCAGGCCCGCACGCACCGCGTGGCGTTGCAGCCCGCCACGCGCCGGGCCAACGCCCGACTGTTTGGTGGACACTGGCGGTCCGTCCCGACCCATGGGCTGTCGATGGGCATGGGCACGATCCTGGGCGCGCGTCAGATCATTCTGCTGGTGACGGGGGCCGCGAAAGCCGGAATGGTGGCGCGCGCGCTCACCGGGCCAATCACCACGCGCGTACCGGCTTCACTGCTGCAGGCGCACCCGAATGTGCTCGTGATTCTCGACCGGGCCGCTGCCGCGCGACTCAGAGCGCCGCGAACCAACACGAAGAACTAA
- a CDS encoding methionine adenosyltransferase, with amino-acid sequence MGRAGRHLFTSESVTEGHPDKIADQISDGILDAILAQDPIARVACETLVTTGLVVVAGEITTSCTIDTQRVVREVITDVGYTRAKYGFDAETCAVLSSIHEQSRDIGQGVDTGGAGDQGLMFGYACTETPELMPLPIMLAHKLTRGLSTLRRSGELTYLRPDGKSQVTVEYDGDTPVRVDAVVVSTQHSAEVDNETLHRDLTEKLIKPSIPANLMDANTKIYINPTGRFVVGGPHGDAGVTGRKIIVDTYGGAAPHGGGAFSGKDPTKVDRSAAYMARYVAKNIVAAGLASKALLQLAYAIGVAEPVSVLVDSSGTGKVSEEKLAELVKKHFDLTPKGIISHLDLRRPIYRKTAAFGHFGRTEPEFTWERTDKAAALKADAGI; translated from the coding sequence ATGGGACGCGCTGGCCGTCATTTATTTACGTCCGAATCGGTGACCGAGGGTCACCCCGACAAGATCGCCGACCAGATTTCAGACGGCATTCTCGACGCGATTCTCGCGCAGGATCCGATCGCGCGCGTGGCGTGCGAAACGCTGGTCACCACCGGGTTGGTGGTGGTGGCGGGGGAGATCACCACCTCCTGCACCATTGATACACAGCGCGTGGTCCGCGAAGTGATTACCGACGTCGGCTACACCCGCGCCAAGTACGGATTCGACGCCGAAACGTGCGCGGTGCTCTCGTCCATTCATGAGCAGTCGCGCGACATCGGCCAGGGTGTGGATACGGGCGGCGCCGGCGACCAGGGCCTGATGTTCGGCTATGCGTGCACCGAAACGCCCGAGTTGATGCCGCTGCCGATCATGCTGGCGCACAAACTCACACGAGGACTCTCGACCCTGCGCCGCTCCGGCGAGCTGACCTACCTGCGGCCGGACGGCAAGTCTCAGGTCACTGTCGAGTACGACGGCGATACGCCTGTGCGTGTGGACGCCGTGGTGGTCTCCACCCAGCACTCGGCCGAGGTGGACAACGAGACACTGCACCGCGATCTGACCGAGAAGCTCATCAAGCCGAGCATCCCGGCCAACCTGATGGACGCGAACACGAAGATCTACATCAACCCTACGGGTCGGTTTGTGGTTGGCGGCCCGCATGGCGATGCCGGCGTCACCGGACGCAAGATCATCGTGGATACCTACGGCGGCGCGGCGCCGCACGGCGGTGGCGCATTCTCGGGCAAGGATCCGACGAAGGTGGATCGCTCGGCCGCTTACATGGCGCGGTACGTGGCGAAGAACATCGTGGCCGCAGGCCTGGCCAGCAAGGCGCTGTTGCAGCTGGCCTACGCGATCGGCGTCGCCGAACCCGTTTCCGTGCTGGTGGATTCCTCCGGCACCGGCAAGGTCTCGGAAGAGAAACTGGCCGAGCTGGTGAAGAAGCACTTCGACCTGACGCCAAAGGGCATCATCAGCCACCTCGATCTCCGTCGTCCGATCTATCGCAAGACGGCGGCGTTCGGGCACTTCGGACGCACCGAGCCGGAGTTCACGTGGGAACGCACCGACAAGGCCGCAGCGCTGAAGGCCGACGCCGGGATCTGA
- the murQ gene encoding N-acetylmuramic acid 6-phosphate etherase — translation MAYQSKWQYLPTEAINSASMALDRMPVLEIVDLVLAEDKKVVAAVQKERERIAHGIDIITAALKKGGRLVLVGAGTSGRLGVLEAAEMPPTFSTKPELVQAIMAGGQEAMFRAREGVEDNFEEGGRSIARLRIGKRDVVIGVSASGITQFVRGALTVARKKGARIIFVTCWPGTELQNFVDLIIAPSVGPEVIAGSTRLKAGTATKMVLNMLTTVSMVRIGKTYGNLMVDVKTGSDKLKDRAQRIVSMVTGADPDEAKALLLRAKWNVKIAIVMKKAGLSAAQAGARLRRAHDSIREALGEDIDVPI, via the coding sequence ATGGCCTACCAATCCAAGTGGCAGTATCTTCCGACCGAAGCCATCAACAGCGCCTCGATGGCACTCGACAGGATGCCCGTGCTCGAGATTGTCGATCTCGTGCTGGCCGAAGACAAGAAGGTGGTCGCGGCCGTCCAGAAAGAGCGGGAACGCATCGCTCACGGCATCGACATCATCACCGCCGCGCTTAAGAAAGGCGGCCGCCTGGTGCTGGTCGGCGCGGGCACAAGTGGCCGGCTCGGGGTGCTTGAGGCGGCCGAGATGCCGCCGACCTTCAGCACAAAACCCGAACTGGTGCAGGCCATCATGGCCGGCGGCCAGGAAGCGATGTTCCGCGCGCGTGAGGGCGTGGAGGACAACTTCGAAGAAGGCGGCCGCAGCATCGCCCGGTTGCGCATCGGCAAACGCGATGTGGTGATTGGCGTGTCGGCCAGCGGAATCACGCAGTTCGTGAGGGGCGCGCTCACCGTGGCCCGCAAGAAGGGCGCGCGCATCATCTTTGTCACGTGCTGGCCCGGCACCGAACTCCAGAATTTTGTGGACCTCATCATCGCGCCGTCGGTGGGGCCCGAAGTGATTGCGGGGTCCACGCGGCTCAAGGCCGGCACCGCCACCAAGATGGTGCTCAACATGCTCACCACGGTCTCGATGGTCCGCATCGGCAAGACCTACGGCAACCTGATGGTGGACGTGAAGACGGGCTCGGACAAACTCAAGGACCGCGCGCAACGCATCGTCTCCATGGTGACGGGCGCGGATCCCGACGAGGCGAAGGCGTTGCTGTTGCGCGCCAAATGGAACGTGAAGATCGCCATCGTCATGAAGAAGGCGGGGTTGTCGGCGGCGCAGGCCGGCGCACGCCTCCGGCGCGCCCACGATTCCATTCGCGAAGCGCTCGGCGAAGACATCGACGTACCGATTTAG